A region of Vitis riparia cultivar Riparia Gloire de Montpellier isolate 1030 chromosome 1, EGFV_Vit.rip_1.0, whole genome shotgun sequence DNA encodes the following proteins:
- the LOC117923163 gene encoding U-box domain-containing protein 11-like yields MDAGGDLLALVNDVVGVSVGFGGVFKRDCTDLVRRIALLTHLFEEIRDFGAGLRPLDVSTSSASPLTCLSEVANALQAAKRLLSAAGNFNTDAFSDGAAKKITFQFQCVTWKLEKTLGNLPYDHFEISEEVREQVELVRAQLRRATERYGPLNSKVVSCALSLPLDREIHPRQSGNRVTGSFHIENLGNINPEAKAKMDSVPKCNDSHSITDQFVPESGRLSNSSASAEAHLSNDIDAEKGHKSATKSLEEIKKPDSVVIPNDFLCPISLELMRDPVIVATGQTYERSYIQRWIDCGNLTCPKTQLELQNLTLTPNYALRSLITQWCTKNNIEQPTGLVNGRIKKSDGTFRDVSGDIAAIEALVRKLSSWSIEERRAAATEIRSLSKRSTDNRILIAEAGAIPVLVNLLTTDDVVTQENAVTSILNLSIYENNKGLIMLAGAIPSIVQVLRSGSMEARENAAATLFSLSVADENKIIIGASGAMPALVELLQNGSTRGKKDAATALFNLCIYQGNKSRAVKAGIITALSKMLTDLNNCMVDEALTILSVLSSHQEAKISIVKASIIPVLIDLLRTGLPRNKENAAAILLSLCKRDNENLACISRLGAVIPLAELAKSGTERAKRKATSLLEHLQRLQQL; encoded by the exons ATGGACGCCGGCGGCGATCTCTTGGCCCTCGTGAACGACGTCGTGGGGGTCTCCGTTGGGTTTGGAGGTGTGTTCAAGCGGGATTGCACGGATCTTGTCCGTAGGATCGCGCTTTTGACGCATTTGTTCGAGGAGATCAGAGATTTCGGGGCTGGTTTGAGGCCTTTGGATGTGTCGACTTCATCGGCGTCTCCCTTGACTTGCCTGTCTGAAGTAGCCAATGCTCTTCAGGCTGCTAAGCGCCTTCTGTCCGCCGCTGGAAATTTCAATACCGACGCCTTTTCT GATGGAGCTGCCAAGAAAATTACCTTCCAATTTCAATGTGTTACATGGAAATTGGAAAAAACATTGGGAAATCTACCATATGATCATTTTGAAATCTCAGAGGAAGTTCGAGAACAG GTTGAATTGGTTAGAGCACAGTTGAGAAGAGCAACAGAAAGATACGGTCCTCTGAATTCAAAAGTGGTATCTTGTGCTCTATCCCTGCCATTGGACAGAGAAATTCATCCTCGACAGTCTGGAAACAGGGTAACTGGAAGCTTTCATATTGAGAATTTGGGTAACATAAATCCAGAAGCTAAGGCCAAGATGGACAGTGTCCCAAAATGTAACGATTCTCACAGCATTACAGATCAGTTTGTTCCTGAATCTGGAAGGCTAAGTAACTCATCTGCATCAGCTGAGGCCCATCTATCGAATGACATTGATGCAGAAAAAGGTCACAAATCAGCTACAAAGAGTCTAGAGGAAATTAAGAAGCCTGACTCTGTTGTAATTCCCAATGATTTCCTATGCCCTATATCCCTTGAACTGATGAGGGATCCTGTTATTGTGGCCACAGGACAG ACCTATGAGAGATCTTACATACAGAGATGGATAGATTGTGGCAACTTAACATGTCCAAAAACACAGCTTGAGCTTCAAAATCTGACACTCACCCCAAATTATGCTTTGAGAAGTTTAATTACTCAATGGTGCACTAAGAACAATATTGAGCAACCAACTGGATTAGTCAATGGGAGGATAAAAAAGAGTGATGGGACATTTCGTGATGTCAGTGGAGATATAGCAGCCATTGAGGCATTGGTCCGCAAACTATCAAGCTGGTCCATTGAGGAGCGCAGAGCTGCTGCTACTGAAATCCGATCACTCTCCAAAAGAAGCACGGATAACAGGATACTAATAGCAGAAGCAGGAGCCATTCCAGTTCTAGTCAACCTGTTAACAACAGATGACGTGGTAACTCAAGAAAATGCAGTTACTTCCATTCTAAACCTCTCCATTTATGAGAACAACAAGGGACTTATAATGCTTGCTGGTGCCATTCCTTCTATTGTCCAAGTCCTTAGAAGTGGAAGCATGGAGGCAAGGGAGAATGCTGCCGCAACACTTTTTAGCTTGTCAGTTGCAGATGAGAACAAAATTATAATAGGTGCCTCTGGAGCAATGCCAGCTTTGGTAGAACTGCTCCAAAACGGAAGCACGAGAGGAAAGAAAGATGCTGCAACAGCACTTTTCAATTTATGCATTTATCAAGGAAACAAGAGCAGGGCTGTGAAGGCAGGGATCATTACTGCATTATCAAAGATGCTCACAGATTTAAACAATTGCATGGTGGATGAAGCTCTCACAATACTATCCGTTCTTTCTAGCCACCAAGAGGCTAAAATTTCCATAGTAAAGGCTAGCATCATACCAGTGTTGATAGATCTTTTGAGGACAGGTCTACCCCGCAACAAAGAGAATGCTGCTGCCATTTTGCTTTCCCTCTGCAAGAGAGATAATGAGAATCTTGCCTGTATTAGTAGGCTTGGCGCTGTCATACCCCTTGCTGAGCTTGCTAAGAGCGGCACAGAGAGAGCCAAGCGCAAGGCTACTTCATTGTTGGAGCATCTTCAAAGATTACAGCAACTCTGA
- the LOC117912074 gene encoding uncharacterized protein At1g66480 has translation MGNSLGGKKIAKVMKIDGEVIKLKTPVYAGEVVKDYPGHVLLESEAVKHFGIRAKPLESQQELKPKRLYFLVELPKGAEEKVPRRVRSGINMSAKDRLESLMLSRRSVSDLTIMKPASIVHQEPKEASESGTVRMKMRLPKAEVEKLMRESKDEAEAAEKIMDLCIANKGAGATAGGAVPKRDEAHEGMLLQQQQTHWNGGHTRLGEGLKAREKRVGFLPIAEGEIQLAVA, from the exons ATGGGGAACAGCTTAGGAGGGAAAAAGATTgcaaaggtgatgaagatagaTGGAGAAGTGATCAAGTTAAAGACTCCGGTGTACGCTGGTGAGGTAGTTAAGGACTACCCAGGTCATGTCTTGTTGGAATCGGAGGCGGTGAAGCATTTTGGCATTCGAGCAAAGCCCTTGGAATCACAACAAGAGCTTAAGCCCAAAAGGCTCTACTTCTTGGTAGAATTGCCTAAGGGTGCGGAAGAGAAAGTCCCTAGAAGGGTTCGGTCGGGGATAAACATGAGCGCCAAGGACAGGCTGGAGAGCCTAATGCTGTCTAGGAGGTCGGTTTCGGATCTTACCATCATGAAACCAGCTAGCATTGTACACCAGGAGCCCAAAGAAGCATCGGAGAGTGGAACAGTGAGGATGAAGATGAGGCTTCCAAAGGCCGAGGTCGAAAAGTTAATGAGGGAAAGCAAAGATGAAGCGGAGGCAGCTGAAAAGATTATGGATCTTTGCATAGCAAACAAGGGCGCTGGAGCCACTGCTGGTGGGGCAGTGCCCAAGAGGGATGAGGCCCATGAGGGCATGTTGCTGCAGCAGCAACAAACGCATTGGAATGGTGGTCATACAAGGCTTGGGGAGGGTCTCAAGGCCCGTGAG AAGCGAGTGGGTTTCTTGCCAATTGCTGAGGGCGAGATTCAATTAGCTGTTGCTTAG